A DNA window from Iodobacter ciconiae contains the following coding sequences:
- a CDS encoding 6-pyruvoyl trahydropterin synthase family protein, which produces MLIRKLFKFENAHIVRNCSSERCRSSIHGHSYRVEILLEANALDHGQMVYDFGLMKGTIRDVIDAFDHAICFWDRDDTEYIRLCKQFSTRWIAMPVSPSAEQFSRIFFVIIDALLQQTIMANGEADVTLHSVIAHETDTGYAQAFRADAINERMGIIRLEDIIFSEQCQAEWKDPDMYKKLLSGKHFSNPPAPRQIEV; this is translated from the coding sequence ATGCTAATTCGTAAACTGTTTAAATTTGAAAATGCACACATCGTGCGTAACTGCTCAAGTGAGCGCTGCCGCAGCTCAATTCATGGACATAGCTATCGGGTTGAAATACTACTGGAAGCAAACGCACTTGATCACGGCCAGATGGTTTATGACTTTGGTTTAATGAAAGGTACGATCCGTGATGTAATTGATGCTTTTGATCACGCAATCTGTTTCTGGGACAGAGATGACACGGAATACATCCGCCTGTGCAAGCAGTTCTCTACACGCTGGATCGCCATGCCGGTGTCACCTTCTGCCGAACAATTTTCCCGTATATTTTTTGTCATTATCGATGCATTGCTTCAGCAAACGATCATGGCTAACGGAGAAGCAGATGTCACCCTCCATTCTGTAATTGCCCACGAGACAGATACCGGCTACGCACAGGCTTTCCGGGCAGATGCGATAAATGAGCGTATGGGGATCATTCGCCTGGAAGATATTATCTTTTCTGAACAATGCCAGGCTGAATGGAAAGACCCTGATATGTATAAAAAACTCTTATCTGGTAAGCACTTTAGCAACCCGCCAGCACCAAGGCAGATTGAAGTCTAA
- a CDS encoding glycosyl hydrolase family 18 protein — translation MSQFSRFMLAAIPAAFISAQVFSAPEWTASSTYTAGQTVSYSGKDWKAKWWTQGNVPGAEQWGPWEPIASDSSTPSPTPAPTTAPTLEPAPAPTPAGCFLAWVATTAYSGGQSVTYDGRNYKAQWWTQGDVPSSNVGAGKPWLDLGACGSTPTPTPTPTPTPTPTPTPTPTPTPTPTPTPTPTPTPTPTPTPTPTPTPTPTPTPTPTPTPTPTPTPTPTPTPTPTPTPTPTPTPTPTPTPTPTPTPVPAPAPSVACQPEGLVTDVANVPYCDVYDANGREKLPNNMKRRSIGYFTNWRNSGPNSYLAADIPWNDITHVNYAFAHIDSNWQVSVGNTADPNNSAVGMTFDDKKADPKYALDPNLPYKGHFNMLHKNAPKGVKLLLSVGGWAETGGYFNDADGRTVSGGYYALTNDAATGAVRQDRIDIFAKSAVAFLEKYGFDGIDLDYEYPTSMNDAGNPEDWKIGNAHRGELWKGYMALTKTLRAELDKAAAAKGKYYMLTIASPSSGYLLRGMEAMQAVKYLDYVNMMTYDLHGAWNHFVGHNAPLYDTGKDNEIADAKIYSGGDAHYYNSQGYLNIDWAYKYFRTALAGGRINIGLPYYTRGSQNVAGGTNGLWGLSALADQTKCYLGTGGNLGPDALSVKAGAPCGLGAQGIDNLWFDRDAAGNEMYAGVNPLWHVNNLRDGLSAPYFTQYGHDQSRPEAKVRGSYQENYDDVAKSSWLWNPTTKVFLSTENEQSFAAKVQYAIDQGAGGIMFWEMAGDYSKPSENGLGYYAMGSTLTKLAAAKLRAAVPYGIKAGDEKFVRPADLLDISVDMVGYKPKGDDNYPLAIGLKLKNNSTIDLTGAKVAFNVAPSTPLIPSEVQYLKPSDPPVGNGVENLVDIYSGGTWTATTAGTKTGNVGGLPDGFHRLTYAMKDSGWGVADFSAGKTITIGMRVFMPLTVPSDITITLPNGKVYGVKR, via the coding sequence ATGTCGCAATTTAGTCGTTTTATGCTGGCTGCTATTCCAGCCGCCTTTATTTCAGCCCAGGTTTTTTCTGCTCCTGAGTGGACAGCTTCTTCTACTTATACTGCAGGTCAAACCGTAAGCTATTCTGGGAAAGATTGGAAAGCGAAGTGGTGGACGCAAGGTAATGTGCCGGGTGCTGAGCAGTGGGGCCCTTGGGAGCCGATTGCCAGTGACTCGTCTACCCCTTCGCCAACACCAGCACCAACAACGGCTCCAACGTTAGAGCCTGCTCCAGCACCAACACCAGCCGGTTGTTTTCTGGCATGGGTGGCAACGACGGCTTATTCCGGTGGTCAAAGTGTGACTTATGATGGCCGTAATTATAAAGCACAGTGGTGGACACAGGGCGATGTGCCGTCCAGTAATGTAGGGGCAGGCAAGCCTTGGTTAGATCTGGGCGCTTGTGGTTCAACTCCAACTCCGACTCCGACTCCAACTCCAACTCCGACTCCGACTCCAACTCCGACTCCGACTCCGACTCCGACTCCGACTCCAACTCCAACTCCGACTCCGACTCCGACTCCGACTCCAACTCCAACTCCAACTCCGACTCCGACTCCGACTCCGACTCCGACTCCGACTCCGACTCCGACTCCGACTCCGACTCCGACTCCGACTCCAACTCCAACTCCAACTCCAACTCCAACTCCAACTCCAACTCCAACTCCGACTCCAACTCCAACTCCAACTCCAACTCCAGTCCCTGCTCCCGCTCCAAGCGTTGCTTGTCAGCCTGAGGGTTTGGTGACAGATGTTGCAAATGTGCCTTATTGTGATGTGTATGATGCAAACGGCCGGGAGAAGCTGCCAAACAATATGAAGCGTCGCTCAATTGGCTATTTCACTAACTGGCGTAATTCCGGGCCGAATTCTTATCTGGCCGCAGATATTCCATGGAATGACATTACCCACGTGAATTATGCCTTCGCTCATATCGATAGCAATTGGCAGGTTTCGGTAGGTAATACTGCGGATCCTAACAACTCTGCCGTTGGTATGACTTTTGACGATAAAAAAGCTGATCCTAAATACGCGCTAGACCCAAATCTGCCGTACAAAGGCCACTTTAATATGCTGCATAAGAACGCGCCTAAAGGCGTGAAGCTGTTGCTGTCGGTGGGGGGCTGGGCTGAAACGGGGGGGTATTTTAATGATGCAGATGGCCGTACGGTCAGCGGTGGCTACTATGCATTGACTAACGATGCGGCAACAGGCGCAGTTCGTCAGGATAGAATTGATATCTTTGCTAAGTCGGCGGTTGCCTTCCTAGAGAAATATGGCTTTGACGGTATTGATCTTGATTATGAATATCCAACATCAATGAATGATGCGGGTAATCCGGAAGACTGGAAAATCGGTAATGCCCATCGTGGTGAATTGTGGAAAGGCTATATGGCTCTGACCAAAACACTGCGTGCCGAGTTGGATAAGGCGGCAGCAGCAAAAGGTAAGTACTACATGTTGACGATTGCGTCCCCATCATCTGGCTATTTATTGCGTGGCATGGAAGCCATGCAGGCAGTTAAATACCTAGATTACGTCAATATGATGACGTACGACTTGCACGGCGCATGGAACCACTTTGTGGGCCACAATGCACCGTTGTACGATACAGGTAAAGACAATGAAATTGCCGATGCCAAAATTTATTCGGGTGGCGATGCGCATTATTACAATTCACAAGGCTATCTGAATATTGACTGGGCATATAAATACTTCCGTACAGCTCTTGCGGGAGGGCGCATTAACATTGGTTTGCCCTACTACACCCGTGGTTCACAAAATGTAGCGGGTGGCACTAATGGTTTATGGGGGCTTTCTGCTCTGGCCGATCAAACCAAGTGCTATCTCGGTACTGGCGGGAATCTTGGCCCGGATGCACTGAGTGTAAAAGCGGGCGCACCCTGCGGTTTAGGGGCCCAGGGGATTGATAATCTCTGGTTTGATCGGGATGCTGCTGGTAATGAAATGTATGCTGGTGTTAATCCGCTGTGGCATGTTAATAACCTTCGTGATGGTCTGAGTGCACCTTACTTTACTCAGTATGGTCACGATCAAAGCCGTCCAGAAGCCAAAGTTCGTGGCTCTTACCAGGAAAATTATGACGATGTCGCTAAGTCTTCCTGGCTATGGAATCCAACCACCAAAGTGTTCTTGTCGACTGAAAATGAGCAATCCTTTGCTGCAAAGGTTCAGTACGCCATTGATCAGGGCGCGGGCGGGATCATGTTCTGGGAAATGGCAGGGGACTACAGTAAGCCATCAGAAAATGGCTTGGGTTATTACGCCATGGGCAGTACGCTGACCAAGCTAGCAGCCGCTAAGCTGCGTGCAGCCGTACCTTATGGCATCAAAGCTGGCGACGAGAAATTTGTCCGCCCGGCAGATTTGCTAGATATCTCGGTCGATATGGTTGGGTATAAGCCTAAGGGTGATGATAACTACCCGCTTGCTATTGGGCTTAAGCTGAAAAACAATTCAACGATTGATTTAACCGGTGCAAAGGTTGCATTCAATGTTGCGCCATCCACTCCGTTGATTCCTTCCGAAGTTCAATACCTCAAGCCAAGTGATCCACCTGTAGGCAATGGTGTAGAGAATTTAGTAGATATTTATAGCGGTGGCACTTGGACAGCCACAACGGCCGGTACAAAAACAGGCAATGTTGGTGGTTTGCCAGATGGTTTTCATCGTCTGACTTATGCGATGAAAGATTCAGGCTGGGGTGTTGCAGACTTTAGTGCAGGAAAAACTATCACTATCGGCATGCGTGTATTTATGCCGCTAACGGTACCTAGCGACATTACTATTACTTTGCCAAATGGCAAGGTATACGGGGTTAAGCGCTAA